A region of Deltaproteobacteria bacterium DNA encodes the following proteins:
- a CDS encoding glycosyltransferase, which produces MKSLYKISVIIPTYNRRNSVKRILKALAEQTFSPRDYEVIVSIDGSEDGTGEIIEEFKPDYSLRSIWSPNSGRAAACNRGIREASGDVIILLDDDMEPSREFINAHYAAHIGEERLGVMGAAPVPIKDTSQPIVKYIGTKFNNHLKKISAPGYNFQIRDFYSGNFSIRRELLLEIGVFNEAFRIYGNEDVELAWRMLGAGVKLSYNSDALATQHSEKDFRGIAGDNIAKGKTAVLLASLYPDSINHLKLSEYRHPSWKWGTLRRALVSVSMIFSKTPELIILFTRLMEKLHPAYLETCYFLSLDYFFWYGVEITLNDSNIDNREKLMHNIKYSKS; this is translated from the coding sequence ATGAAGAGCTTATACAAAATTAGCGTTATAATACCCACATATAATCGCCGTAACTCGGTGAAAAGAATACTTAAGGCGCTTGCCGAGCAGACCTTCTCTCCCCGGGATTACGAGGTTATAGTCTCGATCGACGGCTCGGAGGACGGAACCGGGGAGATAATAGAAGAATTCAAACCCGATTATAGCCTGCGCTCAATCTGGAGCCCGAATTCGGGAAGGGCAGCGGCATGTAACAGGGGAATCCGTGAAGCGTCAGGGGATGTAATAATTTTGCTAGACGACGATATGGAACCTTCCCGCGAATTTATAAACGCGCACTATGCCGCACACATAGGTGAGGAGCGCTTGGGGGTTATGGGAGCGGCTCCCGTTCCAATTAAGGACACATCACAGCCCATAGTTAAATACATAGGGACAAAATTCAACAACCATCTGAAAAAGATATCTGCGCCCGGTTATAACTTCCAGATAAGAGACTTTTATAGCGGGAACTTTTCAATTCGGCGGGAATTGCTTTTAGAAATCGGCGTTTTCAATGAAGCTTTCAGGATTTATGGCAATGAAGACGTTGAGCTGGCCTGGCGAATGCTGGGGGCAGGCGTGAAGCTGTCATACAATTCCGATGCACTGGCTACACAGCATTCCGAGAAAGATTTTCGTGGTATAGCCGGAGATAATATAGCCAAGGGAAAGACGGCCGTTCTACTGGCGAGCCTGTACCCCGATTCAATTAACCACCTTAAGCTTAGCGAATACCGCCATCCGTCCTGGAAGTGGGGTACGCTACGAAGGGCTTTGGTATCAGTCAGCATGATCTTTTCTAAAACTCCCGAGCTGATAATTTTATTCACCAGACTAATGGAGAAATTACACCCTGCTTATTTGGAAACCTGCTATTTTTTATCGCTTGATTACTTCTTCTGGTACGGTGTAGAGATTACTTTAAACGATAGCAATATCGATAACCGGGAAAAACTGATGCACAATATAAAGTATTCCAAAAGCTGA
- a CDS encoding glycosyltransferase, producing MNDKPLVSITIPFLNAEKFIEGAIQSIFAQTYENWELLLVDDGSTDHSTQIALDYAEKYPGKVFYFEHDQHKNRGLSATRNLGIQHAKGKYIALLDSDDVWLPFKLEEQVEILELIPEAAMVYGASEYWYSWTNRPEDIDRDYIEESGIDAPGLIQPPKLLTLALESKAPTPCPSDILLRKEILEHVGGFEESFDSFRAMFEDQAFLAKIYLSAPVYVSNQCWDRYRQHRGSIVHKVNKAGKNHKAGLFYLTWLEEYFLRQGIKDDELWKALRIKQESYKNKKLRYSNPNLSRIITFTQTVQSTAKRILKRSSHYLLPNKMFYFLLSKWKGYRYLPPTDGVRFGDLRRLKPISEHWGSDRGLPIDRYYIESFLASHSEYMKGRVLEFGDDRYTRKFGTENIIQSDIINLLKESNPDTTIVADITSAPHIPSDSFDCIIFTQTLQLIYDFRAAIQTLYRILKPGGILLATFPGISQSSGTTWDRYWCWNFTYLSAERLFKEFFPDNNVEVKAHGNLLTAISFLQGLAREELSIDELEYHDPRYEMVITVKAVKPEQV from the coding sequence ATGAATGACAAACCGCTCGTATCAATCACTATCCCCTTTTTGAATGCCGAGAAATTCATAGAAGGAGCCATACAAAGTATCTTCGCTCAGACATACGAAAACTGGGAGCTCTTGCTTGTTGATGACGGATCAACGGATCATAGCACCCAAATTGCTCTTGATTACGCTGAGAAATATCCAGGAAAAGTTTTCTATTTTGAGCACGATCAACATAAAAACCGGGGACTTAGTGCAACGCGAAATCTTGGGATACAACACGCTAAAGGGAAATATATAGCACTTCTTGATTCTGATGATGTGTGGCTTCCCTTTAAGCTTGAAGAGCAGGTAGAGATACTGGAATTAATTCCGGAAGCAGCGATGGTCTATGGAGCATCCGAATACTGGTATAGCTGGACAAACAGGCCCGAAGATATTGATCGCGACTATATAGAAGAATCGGGAATAGATGCTCCCGGACTCATCCAGCCCCCTAAATTATTGACCCTGGCTCTAGAATCAAAGGCCCCCACTCCATGCCCCTCTGATATATTGCTGCGCAAAGAGATTCTAGAACACGTGGGCGGCTTTGAAGAGAGCTTCGACAGCTTCCGCGCAATGTTTGAAGACCAGGCCTTTCTCGCAAAAATATATCTTAGCGCCCCGGTATACGTGTCCAATCAATGCTGGGACCGTTACCGCCAGCATAGAGGATCAATTGTTCACAAGGTCAATAAAGCAGGCAAAAATCACAAAGCCGGATTATTTTACCTTACATGGCTTGAAGAATATTTTCTGAGGCAAGGAATTAAAGACGATGAACTGTGGAAGGCTCTACGGATTAAACAAGAATCCTATAAGAATAAAAAATTGAGATACAGTAACCCCAATTTATCTCGAATAATCACGTTCACGCAGACTGTTCAAAGCACTGCAAAAAGAATATTGAAAAGGTCCTCACATTACCTGCTACCCAATAAAATGTTTTATTTCTTACTCTCAAAATGGAAAGGATACCGCTACCTCCCGCCCACAGATGGCGTTCGTTTCGGAGACCTGAGAAGACTAAAGCCAATAAGTGAACACTGGGGGAGCGACAGGGGGTTACCTATAGACCGTTATTATATCGAAAGCTTTTTAGCTTCACACTCGGAATATATGAAGGGGCGGGTACTCGAATTCGGGGACGACCGTTACACACGCAAATTCGGAACTGAGAATATAATACAAAGCGACATTATCAATTTACTAAAAGAAAGTAATCCTGACACTACAATCGTAGCGGATATAACATCCGCCCCCCATATCCCGTCAGACAGCTTCGATTGTATTATTTTTACGCAGACCCTCCAGCTAATCTATGATTTTCGAGCGGCCATACAAACGCTTTACCGCATCCTCAAGCCGGGAGGCATTTTACTCGCGACTTTCCCCGGAATCAGTCAAAGCAGCGGCACCACATGGGACAGATACTGGTGCTGGAACTTCACGTATTTATCCGCAGAGAGGTTATTTAAAGAATTTTTCCCCGATAACAATGTAGAAGTCAAAGCTCACGGCAACCTGCTTACAGCGATCAGCTTTTTGCAGGGATTGGCGAGAGAAGAACTCAGCATTGATGAGCTTGAGTACCATGACCCCAGATACGAAATGGTTATCACGGTTAAAGCAGTCAAGCCGGAACAAGTTTAA
- a CDS encoding polysaccharide deacetylase family protein — MYHRVTPEPHPAFLKYCVTPKAFANQMRFLSAAKYTPIDFNDFLSLRDGRGKLPEKPIVITFDDGFQDIADNAVPILSERGFKAAIYFVTALAGKQSSWILPSRGVEFPLMDWGTIKDLEKHGIQCGAHSSTHPKLTEISLSDCRSELLNSRLELENRLGREIRHLAYPFGLFNRDVRDIAEDTGYYTACSTQIGISSFKEDLLSLRRVPINGQDSLFDFIFKLKTAHTIGEYGRSKARGAKRLLKRIIGTSKAT; from the coding sequence ATGTACCACAGGGTTACACCCGAGCCCCATCCCGCTTTTTTAAAATACTGCGTTACCCCGAAAGCATTCGCGAATCAGATGAGATTCCTGTCTGCAGCAAAATATACCCCTATCGACTTCAACGATTTTTTGAGTCTTAGAGACGGCCGTGGAAAGCTGCCCGAGAAACCCATTGTAATTACATTCGACGATGGATTTCAGGATATTGCAGACAACGCAGTTCCAATCCTCAGCGAAAGAGGATTTAAGGCCGCCATTTATTTCGTGACCGCACTTGCAGGAAAACAAAGCAGCTGGATACTGCCTTCAAGAGGGGTGGAGTTTCCTCTTATGGATTGGGGCACTATTAAAGACCTGGAGAAACATGGTATTCAGTGCGGCGCGCACAGCTCTACCCATCCGAAACTCACAGAAATTTCCTTATCCGATTGCCGGAGCGAGCTGCTGAACTCTCGCCTTGAGCTCGAGAATCGGCTGGGACGCGAGATAAGACACCTGGCCTACCCGTTTGGTTTATTTAATCGGGACGTACGAGATATAGCCGAGGATACAGGATATTACACCGCATGCTCGACACAAATAGGTATTTCCTCATTCAAGGAAGACTTGCTCTCTTTGCGCCGTGTTCCGATTAACGGCCAAGATTCATTATTCGATTTTATATTCAAGCTAAAAACAGCTCATACGATCGGTGAGTATGGCAGAAGTAAAGCCCGCGGGGCAAAACGATTATTAAAAAGAATAATAGGCACATCCAAAGCTACATGA
- a CDS encoding ABC transporter permease, producing the protein MRLGELWEYHELIYFLVWRDLKVRYKQTALGVAWAILQPFLTMVVFTIFFGNLAKVPSDGIPYPIFSFAGLLPWQLFANALTNSSNSLVNNSNLITKVYFPRLIMPLSSVVGGLVDFFLAFLVLIGMMFYYGITPTYGVLMLPLFILLAIATSFAVSLWLSALNVQYRDVRYTIPFLTQFWLFITPIAYPSSLVPEKWHFIYGLNPMAGVVEGFRWALLGKSSETGPLLIISVIIVILLLVGGLIYFRHMEKTFADVV; encoded by the coding sequence TTGAGGCTGGGGGAGCTCTGGGAATACCATGAACTGATTTATTTTTTAGTATGGCGCGACCTCAAAGTGCGGTACAAACAAACTGCGCTTGGGGTAGCTTGGGCGATTCTCCAACCCTTTTTAACCATGGTGGTATTTACGATATTCTTCGGCAATCTCGCGAAGGTTCCCTCAGACGGAATACCCTACCCTATATTTTCGTTTGCCGGACTTTTGCCATGGCAGCTCTTTGCCAACGCTCTGACAAATTCAAGCAACAGTCTCGTAAACAACAGTAATCTGATAACAAAAGTCTACTTTCCGCGATTGATCATGCCTTTATCCTCGGTAGTCGGCGGACTGGTAGATTTCTTTTTAGCGTTTCTAGTGTTGATAGGAATGATGTTTTACTATGGGATAACACCCACGTACGGAGTATTGATGCTGCCTCTCTTCATATTACTGGCGATTGCGACGTCTTTTGCGGTGAGCCTCTGGCTGTCCGCCCTGAATGTGCAATACAGGGATGTACGGTACACAATTCCTTTCCTGACGCAATTCTGGCTCTTCATCACGCCCATCGCGTACCCGAGCAGCCTGGTTCCCGAAAAATGGCATTTTATCTACGGACTCAATCCGATGGCGGGAGTGGTTGAGGGTTTCCGCTGGGCACTGCTGGGAAAATCAAGCGAAACAGGCCCCTTGTTAATAATATCGGTAATTATCGTTATATTGCTGCTCGTTGGCGGTCTGATCTATTTCAGACACATGGAAAAAACGTTTGCGGATGTGGTTTAA
- a CDS encoding polysaccharide ABC transporter ATP-binding protein: protein MNNTAIRINGIGKEYKIGKKQEYRTIRDTISDIFMRNLNRLPFYSNKETDDAPGGSSKSFWSLRNISFNVGDGEIIGIIGRNGAGKSTLLKIISGITDPSEGRIEIFGRIGSLLEVGTGFHQELTGRENIYLNGAILGMKRLEIDRKFDEIVAFSDIEEFIDTPVKRYSSGMRVRLGFSVAAHLEPEILLIDEVLAVGDAAFQKKCLGKLDNVATSEGRTVLFVSHDMTAILSLCHKAVLLENGQLSFEGSTDKVVQQYLQNMSSTYETPLDQREDRGGNQSIIVTSLKIENAEAGKPIRPGSKLAIEIGYRSRDKILYPHFLVKIRDFRTRATILRLDSDMTNGLPEVLQPEGVVKCLTDEIYMTPGRCTVDIEIKKGMVTADRIEYAGYFDIETEDLFGSGKIPSRNQAMYLAKYKWSIEND from the coding sequence ATGAATAACACGGCAATCAGAATTAACGGCATAGGCAAAGAGTACAAGATAGGGAAAAAGCAAGAATACAGGACTATCCGCGATACCATATCGGACATTTTTATGAGAAACCTGAACAGGCTGCCTTTTTATTCAAACAAAGAAACAGACGACGCGCCCGGCGGTTCCTCCAAATCTTTCTGGTCACTCAGAAATATCTCTTTTAATGTCGGGGACGGAGAGATTATCGGAATTATCGGGCGCAACGGAGCAGGAAAAAGCACGCTTCTTAAAATAATTTCCGGCATAACCGATCCGTCCGAAGGCAGAATCGAGATTTTCGGCCGTATCGGTTCCCTTTTAGAAGTCGGCACCGGCTTCCATCAGGAGTTGACGGGCAGGGAAAATATATATCTAAACGGCGCAATACTCGGCATGAAAAGACTTGAAATAGACCGTAAGTTCGATGAAATTGTAGCTTTTTCGGATATAGAGGAATTTATAGATACCCCTGTTAAACGCTACTCGAGCGGTATGCGGGTCCGTTTGGGCTTCTCAGTCGCGGCTCATCTGGAGCCCGAAATCCTTCTCATAGACGAAGTGCTTGCGGTAGGTGACGCCGCCTTTCAGAAAAAATGCCTGGGCAAGCTGGACAACGTAGCAACCTCAGAGGGCAGGACCGTCCTGTTCGTAAGCCACGACATGACCGCTATTCTCTCTCTGTGCCATAAAGCCGTATTACTGGAAAACGGGCAATTGAGCTTTGAAGGCTCGACTGACAAGGTGGTGCAGCAGTATCTGCAAAACATGAGTTCCACTTACGAGACCCCCCTTGACCAAAGGGAAGACCGCGGCGGGAATCAGAGTATAATCGTAACTTCGCTTAAGATCGAGAACGCCGAGGCCGGAAAACCTATTCGACCCGGCTCTAAATTGGCAATAGAGATCGGATACCGGAGCAGGGACAAAATACTTTATCCGCATTTTTTGGTAAAAATAAGAGACTTCAGGACACGCGCGACTATACTACGGCTCGATAGCGATATGACGAATGGACTGCCCGAGGTACTTCAGCCCGAGGGTGTTGTTAAATGTTTAACCGACGAAATATATATGACACCCGGGCGGTGCACCGTGGATATTGAAATAAAGAAAGGGATGGTAACAGCTGACAGAATCGAATATGCGGGATATTTCGACATCGAAACCGAAGACCTGTTCGGGTCCGGCAAAATTCCGTCACGTAATCAGGCCATGTATCTGGCGAAATATAAATGGTCGATAGAAAACGATTAG